One Schistocerca piceifrons isolate TAMUIC-IGC-003096 chromosome 11, iqSchPice1.1, whole genome shotgun sequence genomic window carries:
- the LOC124720521 gene encoding S-phase kinase-associated protein 2-like, translating into MESPTLACNPPDDVLFCVFAYLPIPELVRCATVCKQWYKIVTGFTHLWKGKRYVSNRSPRESAETCAVLSIVPLLQEIEIKVAKMFEVKIYYPQLLLSVTNMSDIRAVQDCQRLGSTHVTTDLSIADIVFSSRSPICFTALRTLKIVRGNPTLTLFKPGTRAECAIISALELCPFLTELSLDVESLSANYLDSLEGLGRLEVLRIHCRSLNDLTFLRHCSDKLEELELESCDDLPSAAYAELRHLGKLQMLRLCDCRVGGADMEVAAAGLRSLEKLQLDRCGMLSDLSFLRFCSQLRELRVEAEDVVLTGLKHLPTGLRSLCLVNNALTGDELSEVLPFLRLLEELNLCNTELVQLGFLRYCRRLRRLCLKNSTWPDTSELSSPCNLTRLETLVREGAGTMWTYSPERCRHCRDWTLCRWPTYRTPPGGPSASGRNVALCCFSEFTGWRWMPVGNLNT; encoded by the coding sequence ATGGAATCGCCAACACTCGCCTGCAACCCGCCAGACGATGTACTGTTTTGCGTCTTTGCCTATCTGCCCATCCCAGAGTTGGTCCGATGTGCTACTGTATGCAAGCAGTGGTACAAAATTGTGACAGGGTTCACCCACCTGTGGAAAGGGAAAAGGTACGTCAGCAATAGAAGTCCGAGAGAATCTGCCGAGACGTGCGCCGTATTGTCCATCGTACCGCTGTTGCAGGAAATCGAAATCAAGGTGGCCAAAATGTTTGAGGTGAAAATTTACTACCCACAGTTGTTGTTGTCGGTGACCAACATGTCTGACATACGAGCTGTGCAGGACTGTCAGAGACTAGGGTCTACGCACGTGACAACTGATCTCAGCATTGCAGATATAGTCTTCTCTTCTCGTTCGCCTATCTGTTTTACAGCGCTCCGGACGCTGAAGATTGTCAGAGGGAACCCGACACTGACACTCTTCAAGCCGGGCACTAGGGCGGAATGTGCCATCATCTCTGCCTTGGAGCTGTGCCCGTTTCTCACGGAGCTGAGCCTCGACGTAGAGTCCCTGTCGGCGAACTACTTGGACTCTCTGGAAGGGCTCGGCCGGCTGGAGGTTCTAAGAATCCACTGCCGCAGTCTGAATGACCTGACGTTCCTACGGCACTGCTCGGATAAACTGGAGGAACTGGAACTGGAAAGTTGCGACGACTTGCCGTCGGCTGCGTACGCGGAGCTCCGCCACCTCGGGAAACTGCAGATGTTGCGGCTGTGCGACTGCCGTGTGGGGGGAGCGGATATGGAGGTGGCCGCGGCAGGTCTGAGGTCTCTCGAGAAGCTGCAGTTGGATCGTTGCGGAATGCTCTCGGACCTGTCCTTCTTGCGGTTCTGCAGCCAGCTGCGGGAGCTCCGCGTTGAGGCCGAGGACGTGGTGCTGACTGGTCTGAAGCACCTGCCCACCGGACTCCGCTCGCTCTGCCTCGTCAACAACGCTCTGACCGGTGACGAACTCTCCGAGGTGCTCCCGTTCCTGCGGCTGCTCGAGGAACTGAACCTCTGCAACACAGAGCTGGTCCAACTGGGCTTCCTCCGCTACTGTCGCAGACTGCGCCGCCTCTGCCTCAAGAACTCTACCTGGCCCGACACGTCGGAACTGTCGAGCCCGTGCAATCTGACGCGGCTCGAGACGTTGGTTCGAGAAGGTGCGGGTACGATGTGGACGTACTCTCCGGAACGGTGTCGTCACTGCCGCGACTGGACACTCTGTCGCTGGCCTACGTACAGGACGCCGCCGGGAGGTCCCTCAGCCAGTGGTCGCAACGTCGCGCTTTGTTGCTTTTCTGAGTTTACGGGTTGGAGGTGGATGCCCGTTGGGAACTTGAACACCTGA